The nucleotide sequence GCGCCTTCCGGCAGTCGCCGAACTCCGAGTACGCCCGGGCGGCGACCCGCAGTCTGCGCGAGTCCATCTCGATCAACGAGCGGCTGCAGACCGGCTTCGCGCCGTACGTCTCGTTCGGGGTGCTGCCGCTGTTCGCGCTCGCCAACGCCGGTGTGCGACTGGACCTCGCGACGATCACCGGGGCGCTGCGGTCGCCGCTGACGTGGGGCGTGATCGCCGGTCTGGTGGTTGGCAAGTTCGTCGGCATCACGGCGGCGACCGCGCTGGTGCGGGCCGTGGGGGTGGGTCAGCTGGCGCCGGGCCTGACGCTGCGCCGCGTGGCAGGCGGTGCGGCGCTCTCCGGGATCGGCTTCACCATCTCGCTGTTCATCGTCGACATCGCCATCACCGATCCCGCCAAGCAGGACCAGGCGCGCGTCGGCGTCCTCGCGGCGACGGTGCTGGCGTTCGCGCTCGGCTGGCTGTGGTTCCGGGTGTCCGACCGGCTGAGTCCGCCGGTCCCGGTCGGCGCGACGCTGGTGCGCGACGTCGACCCGCAGCGGGATCACCTGCGCGGCAACCCGACTGCCGAGCTGACGCTGGTGGAGTACGGCGACTACGAGTGCCCGTTCTGCAGCCGGGCCACCGGGTCCATCGACGAGGTGCGGGAGTACTTCGGCGACCGGTTGCGCTACGTGTGGCGTCACCTGCCGCTGGAACGCGTGCACCCGCACGCGATGGATGCCGCGCGCGCCAGCGAGGCCGCGGCGCTACAGGGCCGCTTCTTCGAGATGGGCGCGCGGATGTTCGAGTTCCAGGACTACCTGGAGTGGGAGCACATCTACCGCTACGCCGACGGCGTCGGCTGCGACATCGCGCGCTTCGACGAGGACCTGCATTCTCCGCGGGTGCTGCACCGGGTGATGGACGACGCCCAGGACGCCGAGGTGATGGACCTCAACTCGACGCCGACGTTCTTCGTCAACGGCCGCCGGCACAAGGGACCGTTCGACGCGGCGAGCCTCATCCGTGCGCTGGAGGAGACGCGGCCGGGTTAGCGCGGCGCGCGCAGGTAGTGCGCGATCGCGTTGGTCAGTCCGGCGCGCGCGACGTCCAGGTCGTAGTAGGAGCCGAGTTGGCGCTCCGACACCAGACCGCGCATGGCGCCGGGGATGAACGACGCGACCTCGCGGACGCGTTCCGGGTCGACGCCGGCGTCGGCGAACGCACCCTGGCAGGCCTCGATCCAGCTGCGCCCCCAGGACTTCAGCTCGGCGGCGGTCTTCGGGTACAGCCGGTCCAGCTCGTCGCCGTCGCGCGGCAGCGCGGCCCGCAGCGTCTCGATGGCGCGCGAGTCCGGTGCCGACAGCCCGTCGAACAGCAGATCGATGATCGCCGCGACGCGTTCGCGCAGCGGCGCCTCGGGCGTGGCCTGGCTGGGGAGCGAGCCGCGCCGCTCGGCGGTGCGGGCGAGCACGGCGGCCCAGAGGCCGTCGATGTCGCCGAACTGGTACTTGATGGCGCCCCAGGTGACGCCGGCGTCCTTGGCGATGCGGTTGGCCGAGGCGGCGGCGGTGTCCCCGGTGGCCAGCGCCCGCAGTGCGGCATCGAGCATCGCGTCGCGGGTGGCCTGACCACGCCGGTTGGTCCGGGCCGTCGCACTGCGGGTGGTCCTCGCGTCGGGCACTTGACGAATCGTAGAGGGCTCTGTGATTCTCGTCCAATGGCTGCGCCACCGCTGTCGATGAAGCCGACGGGCTGGTTCCAGGTCGCCTGGTCCGACGAGATCGGCGTGGGCGACGTCCGTCGGATGACCTACTTCGGCACCGACCTCATCGCCTGGCGCACCGAATCCGGCCGAATCACCGTGATGACCGCCTACTGCGAGCACCTCGGCGCGCACCTCGGCTACGGCGGGCACGTCCAGGGCGAGGTGCTGCAGTGCCCGTTCCACGGCTGGCAGTGGAATGCCGACGGGCGCAACGTGTGCATCCCGTACGAGCCCCGACCCAACCGCGGCCGGCGCATCCGCACCTTCCCGACCGTCGAGCGCAACGCCTCGGTCTACGTGTGGCACGACGTCGACGGCCGCGAACCCTTCTTCGACGCCCCCGACGTGTTCGGCGCCTTCGGCGACGACCGCACCGCCGCGGACTACTACCCGCAGCAGCGACTGTTCGAGCAGGGCCACGAGATGCACCCGCAGTACGTGCTGGAGAACGGCGTCGACTTCGCCCACTTCAAGTACGTCCACCAGACGCCGATCACCCCGATCTTCACCCGGCACGACTTCGCCGCACCGGTGTCCTACGTCGACTTCACCATCACGTTCACCGGCGACGACGGCCAGCGCATCGAGGACGTCGACAGCGGCGTGGAGGCCGTCAACGGCGGTCTCGGCATCGCGGTGACCAAGAGCTGGGGCATGATCGACAACCGCACGATCTCCTGCATCACCCCGGTCGACGACCGCACGTCGGACGTGCGGTTCATGGTCTACATCGGCAGGCCCGCCGGCACGCCCCGGAACCCCGAGCGCGCCCGGGCCAAGGCCGAGGAGTTCGGCGCCGAGGTGATCCGCCAGTTCCGTCAGGACATCCACATCTGGAGCCACCAGCGGTACTCCGACCCGCCGGCGCTGGCCAGCGGCGAACTCGAGGGGTTCACCGCGATCCGCCAGTGGGCCAAGCAGTTCTATCCCGACGGCATCGGCGGAAGCGCCGCCGAGGTCCACGCGGCACACACGAAGGGTTGAGCAGCAGATGACCACATCCCCGATCCGCGTCTTCCAGGTGGCGACCGGCAACGTCGGCACCGAGATGATCAAGCGGTTGCAGCACCGCCCCGACCTCGAGCTGGTCGGATTGCACTGCTACACACCGGAGAAGGTGGGACGCGATGCCGGCGAGATCGCCGGCATCGGCCCGATCGGCGTCACCGCCACGGGCACCGTCGAGGAGATCATCGCCGCCCGCCCGGACGTGCTCACCTTCCACGGCGTGTTCCCCGACGAGGATCTCTACGTCCGCGTCCTCGAGGCCGGCATCGACGTCGTCACCACCGCGGACTGGATCACCGGCTGGCACCGCGACACCAACCACCCCCACCCATCCGGGAAGCCGGTCTCGGAGGTGCTGCGCGCGGCGTGCGAGCGGGGCTCGTCGACGTTCTACGGCACGGGCATGAACCCGGGTGTCAACCAGATCCTCGGCGTGGTGTGCTCGGCCGACGTCGCGGAGATCGAGAACGTCACGACCATCGAGTCGGTCGACGTGTCCTGCCACCACAGTCGGGAGACCTGGATCGAGGTGGGTTACGGCCTGCCCGTGGAGGATCCGTCGATCCCGGGCAAGCTGCGCAAGTACACCGAGGTGTTCGCCGACAGCGTGCGGATGATGGCCGACTGCTTCGGCCTGACGCTCGACGAGGTGGCGTTCTCCTACGAACTCGGCGCCTGCACCAAGGACGTCGACCTCGGCTGGTACCAGCTGCCCAAGGGATCCCTCGGCGGCAACTACATCCGCTACCAGGGGATGGTCGACGGCGTGCCGCGGGTGGAGACCCACCTGGAATGGCAGATGACGCCGCACACCAACCCGAGCTGGGACGTCAAGGGCTGCTACATCACCCAGATCAAGGGCGACCCGTGCGTCTACAACAAGCACATGATCTTCCCGAAACCCGGTGTCGATCTGTCGAATCCGGCCGAGTTCGCCTCGATCGGCATGACGGTGACGGGGTTGCCCGCGCTCAACGCCATCCGCTCGGTGGTCGCGGCGCCCCCGGGACTGCTCACCAGCGCCGACGTCCCGCTGCGGGGCTTCGCCGGGCGGTTCGCACTCGGGGCCTAACATCGCAGGGGTGACCGAAGCCGCGAGCGCATCCGGACGTCCCCCCGTCGACTTCCCCTCCCAGATCGGTGTCTGGTGGGCCAGCGAGACCTGGGCCATGCCCGACGCCCAGGCCGTCGCCCGCGACATCGAGGCCATGGGCTACGGCTCGCTGTTCCTCCCGGAGATCGGGTTCAAGGACGCGCTCGTCGAGTCGCAGGCGTTCCTCGCCGCCACCGACCGGCTGGTCGTCGGCACCGGCATCGCCAACATCCACGTCCGCATCCCGTCGGCCGCCGAGACCGCGGGCCGCATGCTCAACGCCCTGTACCCGCACCGCTTCATGCTGGGCCTCGGCGTCAGCCACGCCCCGCTCGTCGAGGGCAACCTCGGCGGGAAGTACGCCAAGCCGCTGGCGACCATGCGCGACTACCTGGACCGGATGGCCGCCGTGCCGGAGGCCTTCGAGCCCGGGTCGGGCCGCCCGGTGCGGCTGCTGGCGGCGCTCGGGCCGAAGATGATCGAGCTGTCCGGCACGCACGCCGACGGCGCGCACCCCTACCTGGTGCTGCCCGACCAGACCCGCGTCACGCGCGAGATCCTCGGTGCGGACAAGTGGATCGTCAGCGAGCAGGCCGTCGCGATCGGCGGCGACGAGGACCAGCGGATGCAGTGGGCGCACGGGCACCTGATGGCCTACAGCGGACTGCCGAACTACCGGAACTCCTGGCTGCGGCAGGGCTTCGACGAGTCCGACCTGGTGCCCGGCGGCAGCGACCGGTTGGCGCGTCGGATCGTCTCGGTCGGTTCCGTCGACGACGCCGCGGCATCATTGCGGGCGCACCTCGACGCGGGCGCCGACCACGTCGTCGTGCAGGTGCTGGGGGACAACCCGACCATCGACCCGCGGCCCGCGCTGCGCGAGCTGGCCGCGGCGCTCGGTCTGTAGCGGCTACTCCGGGGCGGGCTCGCCGGGCAGCGCGCCCCGGCGGCGGGCCTCCCGGCGGCGCTTGTACCACTCCCAGACCATCGGGAGGATCGACAGCACCGCGATGAGGATGAAGATGGGCTCGAGCAGCTTCTGGATGATCTCGAACTGCCCGAGGCCATAGCCCAGCAGCGTGAGGCCCACGCCCCACAGCACGGCACCCAGGACGTTGAACGCCGTAAACACGCCGTAGCTCATCCGTGCGGCGCCCGCGGTGAGCGGGGCCAGCGTCCGCACGATCGGCACGAAGCGCGCCAGCACGATGGCGAACGGACCGCGCTCCTCGAAGAACAGGTGCGCCTCGTCGAGGTAGCGCTGCTTGAGGATGCGGGCGTCGGGCCGGAACATCGAGGTGCCGATGCTGCGGCCGATGAAGTAGCCCACCTGGCCGCCGAGGATCGCCGCGACCGGAATGAAGACCAGCAGCTTCCACAGCGCGAAGTCACCCTGGTTCACGTTGCGCGCGGTCTCGGTGCCCGCCGCCAGCATGCCCGCGACGAACAGCAGGGTGTCCCCGGGCAGGATCGGGAACAGCACGCCCGACTCGACG is from Mycolicibacterium grossiae and encodes:
- the nhaA gene encoding Na+/H+ antiporter NhaA codes for the protein MSEGAPTRPSRFGRDPTAARSGENTAAALLLVFTVLAIAWANSPWAHTYTEFWDTHVGLTFGTMHAELTVKHLVNDALMTFFFFAVGLEVKSQFTIGELTDRSRAAVPVLAALAGLILPAVVFLALNPSGDDARAWGVVISTDTAFLVGALAIIGPKYPARLRTFLLTLAVVDDVGALLAIALFYSDEVALWPLLAAAALLAALAAVRLLPAMRGPAYTVLAVALWLALSAGGVHPTLAGVAVALLIPVFTPERQRVEEAAEVIRAFRQSPNSEYARAATRSLRESISINERLQTGFAPYVSFGVLPLFALANAGVRLDLATITGALRSPLTWGVIAGLVVGKFVGITAATALVRAVGVGQLAPGLTLRRVAGGAALSGIGFTISLFIVDIAITDPAKQDQARVGVLAATVLAFALGWLWFRVSDRLSPPVPVGATLVRDVDPQRDHLRGNPTAELTLVEYGDYECPFCSRATGSIDEVREYFGDRLRYVWRHLPLERVHPHAMDAARASEAAALQGRFFEMGARMFEFQDYLEWEHIYRYADGVGCDIARFDEDLHSPRVLHRVMDDAQDAEVMDLNSTPTFFVNGRRHKGPFDAASLIRALEETRPG
- a CDS encoding TetR/AcrR family transcriptional regulator; translation: MLDAALRALATGDTAAASANRIAKDAGVTWGAIKYQFGDIDGLWAAVLARTAERRGSLPSQATPEAPLRERVAAIIDLLFDGLSAPDSRAIETLRAALPRDGDELDRLYPKTAAELKSWGRSWIEACQGAFADAGVDPERVREVASFIPGAMRGLVSERQLGSYYDLDVARAGLTNAIAHYLRAPR
- a CDS encoding Rieske 2Fe-2S domain-containing protein, translated to MAAPPLSMKPTGWFQVAWSDEIGVGDVRRMTYFGTDLIAWRTESGRITVMTAYCEHLGAHLGYGGHVQGEVLQCPFHGWQWNADGRNVCIPYEPRPNRGRRIRTFPTVERNASVYVWHDVDGREPFFDAPDVFGAFGDDRTAADYYPQQRLFEQGHEMHPQYVLENGVDFAHFKYVHQTPITPIFTRHDFAAPVSYVDFTITFTGDDGQRIEDVDSGVEAVNGGLGIAVTKSWGMIDNRTISCITPVDDRTSDVRFMVYIGRPAGTPRNPERARAKAEEFGAEVIRQFRQDIHIWSHQRYSDPPALASGELEGFTAIRQWAKQFYPDGIGGSAAEVHAAHTKG
- a CDS encoding NAD(P)H-dependent amine dehydrogenase family protein; the encoded protein is MTTSPIRVFQVATGNVGTEMIKRLQHRPDLELVGLHCYTPEKVGRDAGEIAGIGPIGVTATGTVEEIIAARPDVLTFHGVFPDEDLYVRVLEAGIDVVTTADWITGWHRDTNHPHPSGKPVSEVLRAACERGSSTFYGTGMNPGVNQILGVVCSADVAEIENVTTIESVDVSCHHSRETWIEVGYGLPVEDPSIPGKLRKYTEVFADSVRMMADCFGLTLDEVAFSYELGACTKDVDLGWYQLPKGSLGGNYIRYQGMVDGVPRVETHLEWQMTPHTNPSWDVKGCYITQIKGDPCVYNKHMIFPKPGVDLSNPAEFASIGMTVTGLPALNAIRSVVAAPPGLLTSADVPLRGFAGRFALGA
- a CDS encoding LLM class F420-dependent oxidoreductase; its protein translation is MTEAASASGRPPVDFPSQIGVWWASETWAMPDAQAVARDIEAMGYGSLFLPEIGFKDALVESQAFLAATDRLVVGTGIANIHVRIPSAAETAGRMLNALYPHRFMLGLGVSHAPLVEGNLGGKYAKPLATMRDYLDRMAAVPEAFEPGSGRPVRLLAALGPKMIELSGTHADGAHPYLVLPDQTRVTREILGADKWIVSEQAVAIGGDEDQRMQWAHGHLMAYSGLPNYRNSWLRQGFDESDLVPGGSDRLARRIVSVGSVDDAAASLRAHLDAGADHVVVQVLGDNPTIDPRPALRELAAALGL
- a CDS encoding VTT domain-containing protein — translated: MTTTTLALLPDFLDPVTLIGYFGPWALVGLLLVVFVESGVLFPILPGDTLLFVAGMLAAGTETARNVNQGDFALWKLLVFIPVAAILGGQVGYFIGRSIGTSMFRPDARILKQRYLDEAHLFFEERGPFAIVLARFVPIVRTLAPLTAGAARMSYGVFTAFNVLGAVLWGVGLTLLGYGLGQFEIIQKLLEPIFILIAVLSILPMVWEWYKRRREARRRGALPGEPAPE